CATCGAAACCATCGCACCAGCTTCGGCCTTGATTGATTGTTCAGGTCGAAGTGTCACTACCGCCAGTGCAAAGGCACCGGCTGGTTCAATCGAACATTGCAGGCCACCTGCGCCCGATTGATACCCGCCCGGTCCGGGTGGCGGTTGATATCCTCCCTGGGGTGGATAGGCAGGTGGTGGTTGTGGAGGCGGATACCCTTGCGGTGGTCCTTGTTGATAGGGAGGGGGAACATACCCTCCAGGCTGATACCCAGGCGGAGGTTGAGGAGTTGCTGGGGTTGGATTGGCCGGGGTGCCGCATTGCACGCAAAACCGATATCCGTCAGGTACATTGGCATTGCATTTCAAGCAAATCATTCAAATGCCTCCATTCTCAAAATTCAGGTTGAAAATCATAAAACTGAAACTGAGGGTACCGACCTTCACCGGAAACGGCAGCCGCATAGTGCGGCCCAGGTGAAAAGCGACGCACCCACCACCGTGGTTTTTCACAGGTACTGTCATACACAATCGTTTTCCCTTCATCCATGGCCGAGGAAATATCAAATTCGTTGAGCGGCATTGAAAGGCCGGTTCCACGGGCTTTGATATAGGCTTCCTTGCAGGTCCAACATACGAAAAACGATTCCTGGCGCTGCGGTTCGGGCATGGCGGCCAGCATCAGTTTTTCACAGGTTGAAAATAAATCATTGGCAATCCGTTCCCCCTCGAAATCACCTCGAATATGCTCCACGTCAATTCCAACTTCGCAATCCAGGGCAAAGGCACAAAGAATCAGATCTCCTGAGTGAGACAGGTTAAACTCAAGTGGTTGAAAGGGATCTGGCTGGTTGGACAGTGAAGGCTTGCCCCGCTCGCCATATTGAAAAGCGAGTTCGGCAGGTTCGAGGTTAAGGTAGCGTCCCAAGAGCGTCCGCAATAGCCCTCGGCTGATAATTGACTGGACCCGGTCTTTTTCAAAAAAGAACCGCCCGGCACGCGCCAGCTCATCTTCGGCCAAAACGGCTTGAAACGCCGGAAGCGAAGTCGCCAGATTGGAAATTGAAGCCCGCCAC
This genomic stretch from Acidobacteriota bacterium harbors:
- a CDS encoding 4'-phosphopantetheinyl transferase superfamily protein; translated protein: MTDEWLSGSDQNELVPNVVQVWRASISNLATSLPAFQAVLAEDELARAGRFFFEKDRVQSIISRGLLRTLLGRYLNLEPAELAFQYGERGKPSLSNQPDPFQPLEFNLSHSGDLILCAFALDCEVGIDVEHIRGDFEGERIANDLFSTCEKLMLAAMPEPQRQESFFVCWTCKEAYIKARGTGLSMPLNEFDISSAMDEGKTIVYDSTCEKPRWWVRRFSPGPHYAAAVSGEGRYPQFQFYDFQPEF